In Bos indicus x Bos taurus breed Angus x Brahman F1 hybrid chromosome 4, Bos_hybrid_MaternalHap_v2.0, whole genome shotgun sequence, the sequence TGAGTGTGATTAAGATGGATCCCTGGGACTTTCTGCAACTCTGGTTCCATTAACCAGGAGACTGCAATCTAGTGACCGCCAAGTGCCACGATTCTGCCACCTTTGCTGCCCTAAGAATGTTTCGctatgcttggaaagactgaggtctCCCATCCCATCATGGGATCACAAAACTATTGATACATTTCTGTCTTTACTTTAGTATGGATTCTCTACTTAGACATTCACTTCATCTTCTTAACTGACTGCTGGATTACTCTAATAAATTATGTCAACATGGAATCCAACATACTAAAATGAACTCGGAGATGCCTATAAAtgcttcaatttttgtttttgcttttgtttttgcagTGGAAGTGGCAGAGTGAAAATGAGGGAAGAGGAATGTGTGATGGATTTTTACCCCTAGGATTGAAATTCTTACCTAAAACTAACAATTTGTATGAATTAAAGgactcctccctccttcccttttttcctcttcttttttctttctttagcagtttaaaataacaacaaatatttattatctcagtttctgTGGTTCAGGAATTCAACAACAGTTTAGCTGGGAGCTAAAGGATTTTTAATATAATGCATCTTTATGGTAGGTATGATATGTTTAAACAACAGAACTTTAAACAATTATGTTCTGGATGTAATTGAGTATCCTCCATTCTTAAATCGtgttaattaaaaatatcaagtCCTACATTAcaacagaaaattagatatataaaatggaattcaatataatttatatttgcatttgataaatgtcaaaataatttGGAACTTACTTTTGTGAGAAAGCTGGCCATGTCctatagaaagaaagataaaattagcAAACAATAGATTTGTTTAAAAGGAgctacatttttaaagagaattataaaacaaatagatttttaaaCTAATGCAACATTTCTCATTCATGTACTATCCTGAGGAATATAGCAAAACCATAAATGCTAaccaaattattaataataaaagcaatgttTTAGCAAAAGGAATAGTTTTAAGTGGTTTACATGGGCCACAGATTCAAACTGAGGTCTTTGAGAATTCTGAGGTCTGCTAATAACTGCCTGACCATACCACGTCTCTTGTTTTCTTATGAGACATGCATTCAAGGTCCATCACCTCTGATTCtcaggagagagagagcaaacACATCTCTTCAATTCAACAGGCATTATCAAGAATCTATATTTGAGTCCACAAAAGGCTTTCTTCATTTTCACACATGTGCATTCACAAtagtaaaataaagatttatagaAATGTTTACCATAAAGGGCCTTTAACAGGGCCACTTGCTTTTCAATTGAGGAATCTGACAAGAGACAAATTGACGTTAACCACACATTCCACTGATGGTGTGATGAATTCAAGGAGATTACTCTTCTATCAGAAGACACTGGCAGCTGAATCTACTCTAACCCCAGTGATCTAAAGTCAGTTTTCCACAAGCACTGAGTACCCTGAGCCTTCCTGTTGCTTGTGAGTTTGGATCCTTGGGCAAGGAAGCACTTAGCTAAGGTTGGTTCCTgttcttggtggttcagatggatCTCCCTCCCTCCGTGGGCACATGTGTGTTAGTGAGGTGAGGGCCAGAGTCGCGCCCCAGGAGATATACCCCTTTTAGAGTGGAAATCTCTGCTCACAGAGCAAGAGAGACTGGGTGCTCTGAGCACCAGCTAAGAGCCTGGGTgggagtgtatgtgtgtgggttgcccagagagacagggaaggaccACTGCCCATCTCACCAGCATCCCGTTTGCCCATCAATCCAAAGAACTGCTGAGGCTTGGGTCTCCGAGCGATTCTCTGCAGAATATGCTCAAAGGGCTCGGGCATTTCCTCCTAGAGGACAAACACACGGATTATCGGGCCTGAAGGCAACCAGTTCGAGGCACTGGGATTCCGGAGTGCGTTCCAGCCTTGGGCAAATCCTGGCGGTGGGGCCAGGCCAGGATTAGAGAACCAGCTCCGAGGAGAGAGGAAGCCGAGCTTCCTCAAGCCTGGGCGCTcccctctctccacccctccccgCCCAGTTGCTGTCCTGCACCTCCGCCTCCTGCTAGCCCAGCCTTGCCATTAGCGGGACGCGCAGTGCCTCCATGCCCTGAGAGCGCTTTCCGTTCTTTGCTCCCAGCACCCGGACCCTCACTCAGCAGCCTCTCAGCCACCGGATTTTGTCTCATCTCAAGCGCTGGCTTCGGCGACCTATCACCGCCCTAAATGCACACAGGTGTGTGTggcgggaggaggagagggactgGCCGGGGATGGTAGGTAAGGTGACAGCGCTTTAGAAGCGACTAGCAGTGCGTGACCCTCACTGTTCCCGCTGCATGTGGGTCCCTCGCGCAAACAGCCTGCGAGCAATCTAAAGGAAAACTTGCGGCTATGTCTTCAGGTCAGTAAAATAGAAGTCAAAGCCGGAAGTTAGCTTCCCACCCACCTGCGCCTCTCCAGGCCCCCAGCAACTGGCCACTTGCCCCTGCTTTTGCCTGCGTCGGACGCGCTCTCCTCTGTGTCTGCCCAGCGTTTCCAAACGCCAGGCCCTTTTGCAGAGGGATGAAACCTTGTGAGGTTTCCAGTCTTGTGAGGATCCCGGGATTCTTAGGGAGGGTATTATTCCTCCAGAGAGTTCCTGAGTCCCGACGATGGAGAGGAAACTTGGTTCTTGGTTGCGGGACCCAGGGGAATGACGTTCCTTTACAAGCCCTCGCAGCGCGCCCCACTGCCTCTGGCTGTGATCCCGGAGCCCTCTAGGGTAACTAGGATGCTATCGCTGGGGGTGATGGTGGGATGGTGGTAAGTGACAGCTCCTAAACCCGTGAAGAAGGGCGCAGGCCATCTAGGGAACGGGTCTCACCTTGATCTGGTCGCTGTCGGACCAGTCGGACCAATAATTGAAATCATCGTTGGCTCCGATTTCTTCTGCAGACAGTTGAGTGGagatgaaaaaaatcactgccaaggCCACGAGGATTTTCATGTTGGATTTCTGGGAAGAGTagggagaaaaggcagagggggaaaaaaaagaatttttgattCCACGATAGGACTCAGGGCAGATTGAAACAAGACAACCCACCTAAAGGGCTAAAGTCCTGCATGTGCACGTTAGGAAAGAAAAGCCCTAAAAGCTTCTCAAATTCCCTTCTTCCTAGACCCCAAATCCCCAGCTTCCAACCATCAATCCATACCTTCAAGCCAGGAGGCTGTGCGGGTGGAAGACAAGGAGGGATAAAGCACTTGGGATACCCGTTTCCTCGCAGCTCCCTAGTTGTCCCCCCGGGTGTTTCCCCGCTGTCCGCAGCAGCCGCCCATCCAGCCCTGCTAGACGCCGCCTCCGAGCGGTGCGCGGTGCGGAAAGCGCGCACTACAGCGCGCGGGCACTTACCGCAGCTGACCCGCCCGGGAGGTTCCTCTGCTGGTCTGAGCACTCGCGGGGCGCTGCGCACTCTCGGTCGCAGCAAGGATGGAGGAGGTCAGCAGCGCGCTCTTTTGCCTGCTGGCTGCCGCGCGGTATTTATCCCAGGCTCGCCGAGTCTCGGGACCCACGTGACGCGCTCCCCACGCGACTTTCTGCTCAATATTTAATTAACCGCCTCCTCTCCTTTCGCTTGCGTCTGATTGAGAGTTTCCGAGACGGTAATCCGTCGGTGCGCATAACATCTGGACCCAATTGGGTTCGAAATGACGCAATTATAGGAATATCGAGTTCTCGCCATCCAATACCCAGCGGCCTGTCTTCTTCCGTAGGCATATCTGACGCCCCCTCCCCTCTTTCTTCAGAACGAGGTTCCATGACACCTAAGATTACTCATCAAAGCAAAGTGACTCATTCCTCGGACTTAGGCAACTTTTTCGTGCCATGAGAGGATAAGTTGCACTTCTAAGGATGGCcaaataacttcagatattaaaatattgtcGGAAATCAGGCTAAGAAAGAACTCCAAATGGGGGGGGCATTCCCCCCTATTTCCGTCTACAGAGTATCTTAAGTGTTTCTGAGATACAACATCTTTCTGTGAGCAGAACAACCTTCTCTCAAACCAACTAGAATACTggcgttttttttgtttttgtttttgtttttgttttttttttttcagtaatacaAAAAGACTTTCTAGTCCCATAGGATTTCAAAGGATGAAAGATTTATTTTACGTTTTGGAGACGCGGGCATTTAAACGTAGCATTGAACGAAGAACTTTCATATCAGTGCCATTTTAGGATATCTTTTGTTCCAAGCTAGCTATAGTTACCTTCAAGAAACCCCTAAGATATGTATAGGCTCATTCCTGTTTGTCACTAAAGGTCTCTTAAGATCCTTCATAGATTTCTCGTGTGTGTAATAAGTGTAGTG encodes:
- the TAC1 gene encoding protachykinin-1 isoform X3; translated protein: MKILVALAVIFFISTQLSAEEIGANDDFNYWSDWSDSDQIKEEMPEPFEHILQRIARRPKPQQFFGLMGKRDADSSIEKQVALLKALYGHGQLSHKMAYERSVMQDYERRRK
- the TAC1 gene encoding protachykinin-1 isoform X1 codes for the protein MKILVALAVIFFISTQLSAEEIGANDDFNYWSDWSDSDQIKEEMPEPFEHILQRIARRPKPQQFFGLMGKRDADSSIEKQVALLKALYGHGQLSHKRHKTDSFVGLMGKRALNSVAYERSVMQDYERRRK
- the TAC1 gene encoding protachykinin-1 isoform X2 translates to MKILVALAVIFFISTQLSAEEIGANDDFNYWSDWSDSDQIKEEMPEPFEHILQRIARRPKPQQFFGLMGKRDAGHGQLSHKRHKTDSFVGLMGKRALNSVAYERSVMQDYERRRK
- the TAC1 gene encoding protachykinin-1 isoform X4 is translated as MKILVALAVIFFISTQLSAEEIGANDDFNYWSDWSDSDQIKEEMPEPFEHILQRIARRPKPQQFFGLMGKRDAGHGQLSHKMAYERSVMQDYERRRK